The genomic window GATCGAAGCTCATGGAGTTGTCGAGGAAAAAAGGCCTTGGGCGATAAAGGGTGACTCTTTTCGAATTCCTTGGGTAAGATTGCTTTGTCTTTAATTTCTTCCGGCGTCAGAGGCTCCGGCGTCAAGAAAAGGGCATCAAAGAAGCCATCTCGCATCTCGGAGACGCCATACGTCTCCATGTTAATTCGGTCATCGGAAATGATTTGATCAATCTGCATGATGCTGACGACTGAACTTCGTCTGGAGCCAAACGAAGGTCGGAGACAGACCCCACTTGGGTCTAGATTGGCGTCGGAATACTCCGTCATGGTGTTTAGCTTGTCTCGTAACTGGCTGCGACGCTATTGATGGAGGTTCTGTTAACACTCAGGCGTTGTTGCCAATGCCTGGATGGCGTCTTGTCGATATATTGGTTGTCATGGATGTTGGCTTGATAACCGAGGCTGTTGACGTCTCGTCTTCAATCCGCTGTCAATTGCCTAGTCGAATGCCCAGCTGGCCTGTTGCCGTCCTTTCCATCGGTCGCGATTTGATGTTGACTGCTTGTTAGCAAGTAGACGAAGAAAACAATGAGCAAACTGCGAGATGTCAAGCAGGATCATTCTTGGGCATTTGAATGATGTAACATGTGTGGCCCACCTTGGGCGCAAAGGACGTGCACTGCCAAGCCGCAAAGCAGGAATGGAACATTGGGATTACACAACAAGATGGGATTGAGTGAGTGACTGATGAATGCTGATGATTGACGGATGGTAGATGGGAGACTGCTGTAATTGATACAATTGTGTGATTGTTGTAGGTAGTGTATAGCAGAGTTCTAATGCCTTCCTCCAATGGTGACAAACGCTTGCTCTGTAACCAGATTCCGACTATAATCATGAAGAAGTGCAATAATATGCAAATAATGGAATTCTGGATGGACAATTGATGATGAATGAACTAGACGTGGTTGGTGACCTTGGGGTCCTGCAGTGGGAATCCATCCCGTCTCCAAAACCGTCGCGGCAGGTACCGGTACGTACTCTTGGCAACCACGTGACTAGCTCCCGATCTACCGGCAACCTCAATtcaaccatctccatccttcaACATTGATCACAACCCCGCCGTCCATCGCCGATTGACCCTCGACGATACAATGGCAATCATTCGCGCCGCCGTCGCGCCCCTCCGCGCCGCCCGCGCCGTTCGATGCCCCCGACAGCCCTCCCGGGGCTTCTCCGTTACCgcccgacgacgaggaggtggtggcgaGCACCAATTCGAACCTCCCACCGGATGGCTCTGGGGTGTCAAGCCCGGCGAGAAGGCTGAGCCCGAGGGCTGGGAGTGGCCCATGTACATTTTTCTCGGAAGCCTCGTCGCTACAGGCGTCGCCCTCGCCTTCAAACCCGACACGACGTGAGTGATTTGCCACGGTCAATTGCTGCACGCCGGGAATACTGACGATTGATGATGGACAGCGTTTCTACCTGGGCTCTCGAGGAGGCACGGAGGAGATTAGAGCAGGAGGGTATCCTGCCCGACCCAGCCAAGAAGGACTAGATGTACATTACGGTGCGCGGATTCAACCGCAACAACAATTCAACGCATTATCTACGCTACAACATAGCTCCATTCGTGCTCCTCGTCACCGTACTGAATTCCCTCAATCCACTCCTTCATCCTGAGGGCAATCTCGCCGGATTCCTCAGTCTCGGAAAGTCCGCAGTTGACCAGCTCGCCCTTCCAGGAGATGGATCGCACGGGGCTGACAATGGCAGCAGTGCCAGCGCCAAACGCCTCGAGCAATCGACCCTCCTTGGAAGCCTCGGCGAGCTCCTTCATGGTGTACTTGCGCTCGCTAACCTTCCAGCCCTCAGGAACCAGACGTTCACGCGCAAGTGCGAGCACAGAGTCTCGAGTGACACCCTCAAGGATGGTACCGTCAAGGGGAGCGGTCACAAGCTCCTTTTGGCCAGTCTCCTTGTTCTTAAGGGCGACAAACATGTTCATGGTGCCGACCTCGGTGACGTATTCCTCCTCACCAAAGAGCCAAAGGTTTTGCTGGAAACCACGGCTAGCAGCTTGAAGCTGGGGCAGAATGCATGGCGCATAGTTGGCACCAAGCTTCTTGTCACCGACACCACCGGGCCAAGCTCGAACAGCGTAGTCGGTAGCCTCTAGTGACACAGCCTTGAAGCCAGTAGGATAGTAAGGGCCAACAGGCGATGCAATCACATACAGAAGAGCGGAGCCAGGGGCACCGACTCCAAGTGTTTTTTGGGTTCCAATCATTGTAGGTCGGAGGTAGAGAGAGTAACCTCGCTTGTCGGGAATGAAGCGAGAGTCGAGCTGCGCAAACTTAGAGATGAGCTCAATGAAGCTCTTGGGCTCAAAGGTGGGGAGCGCAATACGAGCGGCCGACTTGTTCAATCGGGCCATGTTCTTGTCGGGTCGGAACAATCGGACCTTGCCATTCTTGTCCTTGTAGGCCTTCATGCCCTCGAAGCATTCAAAGGCATAGTGGAAGACGCAAGTCGCAGGGTCGAGGGAGAGGTTCTGGTAGGGGGTGATTTTGGGGTCCAACCATCCGTCTTCTTGAGTCCATTCGATCGCGAGCATGTGGTCTGATGGTCAGCTTGGTCTTGAAAAAGTAGGAGGAGCTTACCAGTAAACTCCCGGCCAAAGACAAGAGTCTCAGGCTTGCTCAGACTCTTGGGGTGGGAGGTCTTGGTGACGGAGAGTCGCGAAGGATCAAGACCCAAGGGCTTTGCAGCAGAGGCAGCCTCTGCCTTGGTGCTAAAGCGAGCGCATCGCAAGCTAGAGCGAGGCAATGAGCTCCTCAGAGCAGAGCGAAGAAGGGGTCTCATGCTCATGGttgcggtggtggtgatgagcaAAGAGCTGGGGCTCGACCGATAATTAAGTACCTAGATCGGAGGTGTATCGGAGGATTGCAAATTGCCCTTCGCGATAGGGTACTTCCAGGGACGCCGCCTCCAGGCGTTTGCAGCCGCGTTGGGCCGCCAGCCAGGTATCCCCAGGTTCCTAGatagccgcagccgcagccgcaggaGGGAAAGGTGGGTGGGACCTGAACGCGCCCTAGGAAGCGCCTTACCTCATCAGGCTTATCGTTTATCGGACAAGGTAGGTCCCTTCGATACTTGTCCTCACGTCATGCATAGGTCGCgacgcatcgcatcgcaacgacaacaacatgttctcctcggcgttcaagtccatctcggccacgAACATCACCGGAAACTACACCATCTCTTCGAATCCGACTTCGACGGCTGGTCCCTGGAAGATTTACGATGCAAAGAAAAAGTCGACCGGCAAGTCGTACAGCGTCTTTGTCTTTGACAAAAAGTCCCTAGACAGCCATGGCAGCTCGTTGGGTCGCTCCGGAGCGGCCTCGTTCAAAAAGACAGTAGAGGAGGTTGTCGAGCGGTTGCGAAAAGAGGCGTCGAGTCTGGCAAAGCTCAGACATCCCAGTATCTTGGAGTTGGTGGAGCCTGTCGAAGACACAAGAGGAGGTGGCTTGCAATTTGTCACCGAGGCCGTGACAGCATCATTGTCGAGCGTGCTACACGAAAAGGACGAACAAGAACGAGTTGGACCTGGTGGAAGATCAAGTCGATTTGTGACTGAGGACTCGGATGGAGTAAAGCGACGGAGGGAGCTCGAGATTGACGAGTTGGAGATTCAAAAAGGACTCCTCCAAATCAGCAAGGCACTGGAGTTTCTGCACGAAAATGCCGGCCTCGTCCACGGCAACCTCACACCAGATGCCGTCCTTATCAACGCCAAAGTATGTAGATACCCGGCCTTTTTGGTGACTTGACTAACAATCGCAGTCTGACTGGAAGATAAGCGGCCTCGCTTTTTGCAGCCCCCCTGATGGCTCCGACAAGCCGACTTCGATCCAAGGAATTAGTCTTTACGAGGTCTTGAACATGGATCCCCGATTACCGAAGGCCGTccagctcaacctcgactATACCTCACCCGATTTCGTCGTCGACAGCAACCTCAACTCTTCAGCTGACATGTTTTCGCTTGGACTCTTGTCGGTCGCCCTCTACAACTCTCCTCATGCTTCTCCCCTCGAATGCCACGGCAGCTTGTCCACATACAAGCGACTGTTTTCGTCGTCTTCGAGTGTCCCGTCCGTCACAAACAACTACCTCTCATCTCGGCCCCTCCCCCGAGAACTCTCTCACGATGTTCTTCCTCGACTCATCACGAGACGGCCCGCTCAGAGAATGACTGCACGAGAATTCCAGCAGAGCGAGTATTTCGACAATGTCCTTGTCTCTACAATCCGTTTCCTTGATTCGTTCCCCGCCAAGACTGCCAACGAAAAGGCTCAGTTCATGCGGGGTCTCAACAAGGTCCTGCCCTCGTTTCCCAAGTCGGTCATGGAAAAGAAGATTCTTCCGGCCTTGATTGAGGAACTCAAGGACCGGGAGCTTCTCTCACTCATCCTTCAAAACGTGTTCAAAATCCTAGACTTGCTTCCGTCTGCTAGACGTGCTTTTGGAGAAAAGGTCCGGCCATCGCTGAGGGAAATCTTCGTCATCAACGCCAAGCAGCAAGAAAAGGACCCAGCCAGAGATGCAGGACTAATGGTTGTCCTCGAAAACATTTCCTCCATCTCTAGCAACTGCTCCGGAAAAGAGTTTAAAGATGGTGAGTAACCTGCCTACTCATCTGAACCAGCTGACAGTTTAGATATGCTCCCTGTCATCTTGGCGGCCATTGAATGCCCGACTCATTCGATTGTCGACGCGGCCCTGCGAAGTCTACCGGTTGTCTTGCCAGTTCTCGATTTCAGCACCATTAAGAACGAACTCTTTCCCGTGATAGCAACTGTCTTTAGCAAGACAAACAGTCTCGCCATCAAGGTCCGAGGTCTTCGAGCATTTGTCATTCTCTGTGGTGGCACAAACGGTGAAGATGACGGTCTCAATGGGGTGAGCAAGACTTCATCGTCCAGTGCCCTCGACAAGTACACAATGCAGGAAAAGATTGTGCCCCTGATCAAGGCTATCAAGACAAAAGAGCCGGCAGTCATGGTGGCAGCCTTGGACGTGCTCCGGATTGTTGGAGGCGTTGCTGACGCCGACTTTGTCGCCATGGACCTTTTGCCGATCCTCTGGAGCATGAGTCTTGGGCCTCTTCTGAACCTGAAGCAATTCCAGTCGTTCATGGAGCTCATTAAGAGTCTGTCACGGCGAGTCGAGGATGAGCAGACACGCAAGCTGCAAGAACTGGGCGGAACAACCACGACGCCCAGTGAAGATTTCATGGCCTTTGGTGGTGTCACAGGCACAACCTTTGAGCCCACGTCTGAGAATGACTTTGAGGCTCTCGTCAAGGGACGTCCATCCACCACCAGTGCCcctgaagagaagaagcccagcACCCCTCAACCGCCAACATTTTCCTGGTCGACGCCTCCACCCACAACCAACCCGACAAAGCCTCCGCAAAAGGCTTTCCGGACAGTGACCCCAGACCTCGGTCGCTTCGAGGCAATGACACCGTCGTCGACGCAGTATAGCCAGCCTCTACAGCCTCAGCCATCGACattttctcctcctccccagtCGACATTCTCGGCGCCTCCACAATCAACGTTTACTCCACCACCGTCGACCTTTACGCAGCCAGCACAGCCCACACAGCCTACTACTGGAGCTGTCAACTGGTCTGCTGCCAAGAACACCCTGTCGGCACCCATGAACTCAATGTCATTAAACTCGATGACGCCCATGCAACCCTCCCGCAGTCCATCATTCActcttcctccacctcctggGAATGCTGCGCCCGCGCTCTCTCCACAGACCTGGAGCGCCCCTTCGAGTCAAAGCATGGGGTCAGGCCAGACAGGGCAAAAGTCGGGATTGGACAAGTATGAGAGTTTGATTTAGCGTAGTTGACAGATTTGAATAGACTTGGGGTCAGCGTTTGATTGACATGGATACCAGCATCCCTTTGTTTCAATTCACTTTGCAACTTGTAGCTCTCGATTTGAATGAACATGATCCGTGGCTGACCTGTGGGAAGAGAATCGGCATCTTGTCTGTTATAGATGGTGTGCTTATGAATTCAGCGAGTCTAGGTAGATAACAAGGCTggcgagaagaagattgCCCTTCCTGAGTACCGCCGTGACCCCGAGGAAGACCCCGCTGCTCAGAATCATTGCTTGCGTTGAGAATGAGTTAGATTGATTCATGTAGACTAAGCTCGTCTGTATCTATATACCCAAGCCCATCCAGTTCCCCGTCCTGGTCCTAGTTATCTTTTTACCTCCTGTCATATTAGCACATCACCAGAACAGCTTCGAGCCAAGCCCGAGGTTGTCGGCTTCCATGTCTCTACTAGTAGTGTACAAGTTCTGGAAAGGCTTGACCGATCCCTTAGGCTGTACAGTCTGGCTGAATGAATAGTAGAGGTAGACGTGGTCATATTAGTGAGCGCCACGGCATCGGACTACGACCATCAAGACGTAGTCGTGGTTGGCGTGATTGAGACATGACCAATGTTTGCATCAACAAGCCAAGGTCAAAACACGTTTATCTCTGTTGGGTATTGCCTTTGATAACGTGGCGGGGTTTGAACAAATGGCATGATCACACTATGTGACACATGGCGCGGGCAAGCGGATTGTTATCGCCACCGGACGGAGAAGGCTTCAGATGGGCCAAAGAAAGCCGAAAGAGAATTGAGATTAAGGAcgcaatttttttttttttttaaaaaaaaaaaaaataaacaaCCTATACAGCAATGTGGACGATGCCGACATTATTAGCAGCCTCTACATGTATCCATTCCATGCCATACCATTCCATACCCGTTTCCATTAAGCAGTAAATCACAACGCCTCCCACGCCTTCATGCATCATTACTTTCGCTCTTCAAAGAAGTGGCGGCTCTTGAAGCCCGGCTCGGTGCGCACGTCAACCTTTTGCCCCTTGGGGATCATCTCGTGCTCGATGGGCCAGTCGAGGCGGCGGCACAgctcggcgacgacgacgtcgCAGTCACCAAGAAGGTCAATGTCAAAGTTGATGTGCGAGACGGCCTGGCGGGACACGTAGATCTGGGGAATGTGGGCGGGGAGCCAGCTCACAATCTCAGACACGGGCGTCACCTTGAGAGAGGTGccaatgacgatgacgaggtcgACCTTGTCGCGGTCGTTTTCGGTGAGCCGTCGGGAAAACTCGTCAGGGAGGGCTTCACCGAAAAAGGTAATGTCTGGCTTCATGACGCCGGCTGAGGGTATGTCGTACTCGGACTCGTCTGAGCTCTCGTCGGCGCTCCATCTGCGACGCTTCTTGTCGGCGCCAGCAGAACGCTTGCGCTTCGGAGCGCCGCCAGTAGCGCGCAGGGTCTGAATGCAGCGTGGGCACCGGGGGATCTTGTCAGCCTTGATGTCGGGGAAGATGGTCTCGCCCTGGCACTGGTAGCCGCACTGGACGCAGCTGGCGGTTCCGAAGGAGCCGTGGCACTGGATGAGCTTGTCCTTGGGGACgccggccttgacctcgaggTTGTCAATGTTTTGAGAGTAGTTTGTCAGGAGCTTGCCGCGCTCGTTGAGCATGGCGATGAACTTGTGAGTCGGGGTGTATCGGTCAGTGCTGGGGAGGATGTCCTTGGCGACCGAGTAGAAGATGGTGGGGTCTTGGCGAAAGACGGAAATGTCAAAGACCTCTTGGGGATCGTTGAGGCCGAGATGCTCCAGCTTGGAGTAGAGACCGGTTCCCTTGGAACGAAAGTCGGGGATGCCCAGCGAGGTGGAGATGCCGGCGCCGGTGATGAGGACAATGTTGGAGCTCTTGTTGATGAGCTCGACGGCGTCCTCGACCGTGTTGTAGCGGGTGAGCTTGGCGCGCTTGGACAGCTCGCGTGTGATGGCGAGCGACAGCAGGCTAAAGTAGGCATCGTCAGGCTCGCCTTCGAGGAAAGCAGGAGCGCGGATGCCAAAGGCGCTGAGGAGCTTCCTGGCCGTGTAGCGACCAGCGTCGACGGTGCGCTGGCAGAAGACGGCGGGGCCATACTCTCGGAGCTCCCGACGAAGTCTGCTAGCCTCCTCGGGTGTGCACACTTGAGGGTCTGATGGTCAGTGAGGGAGGTTGTTGAGAGGACGAGTAGCCTTACCGTCAGTTAAAGGGGAATCGGTAGTCAACTCTTCAAAGACATCCTCGAATAGAGAATCAGTCTCCCAAGAGTCTCGCACGTCAGCGACACGTTCCTCCAGCTCAGCGAGGGCGACGTTGGCGGCGGCGTTCTTGATCTCATCCTCGGTCGGGTTGTCGCCAAGCTTGTCAAAAGCGTTGGGTTGAGCCTTTCGCTTTGAGAGCGAGACGCCTTTAGCAGCACCTCGTTTGGTGTTCATGGTGAGAAGAGCGATGTGAGAAGTGAATGTGTTGAAGCGAAACTGCAGTGTCCGTGCAAGAAGAAACAGAACAGAACAGAAACAGGGTTCAGCGAGAGTTATCTGCCGATGCTTGTGCGAGTGTTATGTAAGGTTGAGAGGATACAGGTAAAATGCGGACCGGAAGTCGGAAATACCGTCAGGTCACGCAGCGATTCTATCAGTCGCTGGGAAACGAATCTCGTGACGGCGTGGACGGGATGGtagaagaaaagagagggagagagaagtAGAGATGAGGCAAGGGGAGAAGAAAACGAAAACCAAGGGGCCTAGCCAAGGGCAAAGTAAGCCTCTGCCTAGCACTGGCAAGCACTGGAACTCAACCCAAATTCATTTCATATACCCGGCCACCTACTGTGCTCATCTGGCTGTCACTGGTCGCAATTGCGTCAGGCCTGACAGAGTCACCCATTGTTTGCCTCTGTTTGCATTGTTACTCAACTTGATCTTCTCTTCTCATCCATCACAGTCACAGTacattgattgattgattgattcatCACCTCTGTCAACATGGCTGTCATCAGTTGGCTGATTGGCTGGCTACACTGCCCCACGCCAAAAACACCAGATGCACACATTCGCTCAACGCGGTCTAGTAGCAACCTAGTCAACTCACACCACATCGCATCATGAGGATACCGTCCTGTCCGATTGCTCACATTATTATCTATCCTAAACAATACTATAACCATGCCCGTCTATTACACTACTTTTGCTCGCTTTCCTCATCTGATCGAGCCATTGGCTGCCAGCCCGCTGCTACTCCCGCTGCAACAATGCCTGCCATCACTGTAGGTGCTCCAAGCGCACTGTTGGATCGTGATCGTGTAGATCGTGGCCTCTTGCCAGAGCTGGGCGTCGCGATCGGCGATCCCTCGAATGGGTTGTCTTGAGTTGGTGTCTGCGGTGCGTTGAGAGAGTTGGATCGCGAATGAGATGGGCTTCTAGACCGAACCATCTCGACCGCCTCCTTGGGGTGTGCGATAGCAAActtgaggttgttgaggcgTCCTCCCTTCATCCTTCGGAGGAAGTTGAGCTCATCTCGAACATCCGCCAGCGGCTCGGGATACATGTTCATCTCCTCGTCCGAGATGGTGAGCCCAGGCACATTGTTGGCCCGCTTCTTAAGAAACTCGGGAATCAGAGCAAGCAGGAAGCTGTCGGGAACCAGGCGGATCACGATACCGAAAGGAATCGAGATGAAGCCAAGGACAATAGCGATGCCCCAAAGGGTGCTGGACTGTCCCTCCTCTGCAATCTGGAATGCGTGGCCGCCGACAAAGATGATGAGAACTTGACCACCACACATAATGGCACTGATGCCGATAAAGAACCAATTCTTGGTGAGTCCTTCAAAGATGTTGAACTTGTTATCCAGGCGACGGTTGCTACAGACGTTAGATGGTCACTGTgtaaagaggagagagaataCTTACTTCCACTGGTTAAAGATTTGCATCCACACAAACGTGTTGAACACAAGCGTCGCGATTTCATCTTTGCTGGGAATGTTCTTTGTTGGCAAGACACCCTTGGGGCCTCCATAGTAGAGAAGGAACGTGATGGCAAGCTGGTAGATGGATTGTCCGAGAATCATCTTCCACATAGTGACCGAGATGATGCCCGATCCCTTTGGCTCTGGCTTTCGGTCCAGGACGCTTTCGTGAGGAGGATCAGTGGCAAGGGCGAGGGCGGCAAGAGTATCCATGATCAGGTTAACCCAGAGCAGCTGCACAGCAGTCAGGACAGAAGACTCTTCCTCGCTAGAGACGGCAGTGACAAATGTCAGGATGACGGCCGTCACGTTGACAGTCAGCTGGAACTGGAGGAATCTCTTGACGGCGTCGTTGACTGCACGACCCCACTTCAAGGCCTTGACGATACTGTTGAAGTTGTCATCCATCAGAATAATGGAAGACGCCTCCTTGGCAACCTCGGTACCGGCGATACCCATGGAGAAACCGATATCGGCCATCTTGAGAGCGGGAGCGTCGTTGGTGCCGTCACCGGTCACAGCAACAGTTTcattcttgtccttgagtcTCTTGACCAAGATTCGCTTGTCCTCAGGGGAAGATCGAGCCAGCACGTGAAGTCGGGGAATGATTTGCTCCTGCTCAAACTTGGACAGGTTTCGGAACTCAGGACCTTCCATGACGAGACTGTTGGGCTGGAGGATACCACACTCACGAGCAATCGACTCGGCAGTGATCTTGTTGTCTCCGGTAACCATGCGGACGACGACACCAGCCTTCTGGCAAAGCTTGACAGCTTCGGGAACGCCTTCACGGAGAGGATCCTGGATACCGACGACACTGATAAAGGCCATGTTGTAAAAGAGATTATCGAAAGGAACCTCAGTGCTACCTTCAACCTGACCAGCATTCTTAGGGGGCCATGCAGGGAAGTCCTTGTAGCAGATTCCAATGGTTCGGAGTGACCTCTTGGCGTAGCTCTCGATGAGGTGGTTGATGGTGTCGATGTTATCTTGAGACATGGGGGCGAGCGAGTCATCAGCGGCAGGGTCGCGGAGGATCTGGCTACACTTGGCCAGGATGATTTCGGAGGCACCCTTGATGTAGAGACGGGCGCTGCCATTGGGCAGCTGAACGACAATACCCATACACTTGCGACCAGAGTCGAAAGGAATCAGCTGAAGGACCTTGGCATTCTCTCGCTCTTCGCTGACAGGGCCCATGCCGAGGTGAGCCCTGGCAAAGATGAGCATGGCAGTCTCAGTCTTGGAACCGATAAAGGTTTGTTCGCCATCAACGTCGCCCTCAAAGGCAGTCGAGTTGAGAGAGATCGACTTGAGGAGAAGTTCCCGGACAGGAGCGCTGAGCATAGAGGCAAACTCGGAGGCGGAAATATCGCCACTGAGGTCGACCGGAGTAGAGGTACCGCTTGAATCTCCTTGGCGAGATCCTCCAAACCGATGGCTAGTTCCGATAGTTCCAGAAACAACCTGCATCTTATTCTGCGTGAGAGTTCCCGTCTTGTCGGAGCAGATGGTCGTGGCATTGCCCATGACTTCGCAAGCCTTCAAGTGTCGTACCAGGTTGGCATCTCGCAGCATTCGAGTTG from Fusarium falciforme chromosome 2, complete sequence includes these protein-coding regions:
- a CDS encoding Protein kinase domain-containing protein; the protein is MFSSAFKSISATNITGNYTISSNPTSTAGPWKIYDAKKKSTGKSYSVFVFDKKSLDSHGSSLGRSGAASFKKTVEEVVERLRKEASSLAKLRHPSILELVEPVEDTRGGGLQFVTEAVTASLSSVLHEKDEQERVGPGGRSSRFVTEDSDGVKRRRELEIDELEIQKGLLQISKALEFLHENAGLVHGNLTPDAVLINAKSDWKISGLAFCSPPDGSDKPTSIQGISLYEVLNMDPRLPKAVQLNLDYTSPDFVVDSNLNSSADMFSLGLLSVALYNSPHASPLECHGSLSTYKRLFSSSSSVPSVTNNYLSSRPLPRELSHDVLPRLITRRPAQRMTAREFQQSEYFDNVLVSTIRFLDSFPAKTANEKAQFMRGLNKVLPSFPKSVMEKKILPALIEELKDRELLSLILQNVFKILDLLPSARRAFGEKVRPSLREIFVINAKQQEKDPARDAGLMVVLENISSISSNCSGKEFKDDMLPVILAAIECPTHSIVDAALRSLPVVLPVLDFSTIKNELFPVIATVFSKTNSLAIKVRGLRAFVILCGGTNGEDDGLNGVSKTSSSSALDKYTMQEKIVPLIKAIKTKEPAVMVAALDVLRIVGGVADADFVAMDLLPILWSMSLGPLLNLKQFQSFMELIKSLSRRVEDEQTRKLQELGGTTTTPSEDFMAFGGVTGTTFEPTSENDFEALVKGRPSTTSAPEEKKPSTPQPPTFSWSTPPPTTNPTKPPQKAFRTVTPDLGRFEAMTPSSTQYSQPLQPQPSTFSPPPQSTFSAPPQSTFTPPPSTFTQPAQPTQPTTGAVNWSAAKNTLSAPMNSMSLNSMTPMQPSRSPSFTLPPPPGNAAPALSPQTWSAPSSQSMGSGQTGQKSGLDKYESLI
- a CDS encoding Calcium-transporting ATPase, coding for MADESNPPMRRRAPTITIDTTAVNPNNQERPNSPISPDDAVSPTTTDTRPLELNTSMSFDKDSRPTSPHNVSSPVTSKSGDGAGFLAVPLNHRSRQNSVDSEDMSRSVSSQGDTTVVASNSTQVDTLKGSEYDHKKIINDETALKPDVGTEADFEVENNPFAFTPGQLNKMFNPKSLSAFYKLGGMDGLEKGLRTDRKAGLSVDEKGLDGQVSFEDATSKKHITHHASSSGEGFSDRLRVFKDNRLPEKKGKSLLELMWITYNDKVLILLSIAAVISLAVGLYQTFGGAHKPGEPKVEWIEGVAIIVAIAIVVIVGSLNDYQKERQFTKLNKKKQDRVVKVVRSGKTIELSVFDLLVGDVVHLEPGDLVPVDGILIEGFNVKCDESQTTGESDVIRKRSADEVFAAIENHEDLKKMDPFIQSGARIMEGVGTFMTTSVGVYSSYGKTLMALNEDPEMTPLQAKLNVIATYIAKLGGAAGLLLFIVLFIQFLVRLPKQPPSVTPAEKGQQFLNIFIVVVTIIVVAVPEGLPLAVTLALAFATTRMLRDANLVRHLKACEVMGNATTICSDKTGTLTQNKMQVVSGTIGTSHRFGGSRQGDSSGTSTPVDLSGDISASEFASMLSAPVRELLLKSISLNSTAFEGDVDGEQTFIGSKTETAMLIFARAHLGMGPVSEERENAKVLQLIPFDSGRKCMGIVVQLPNGSARLYIKGASEIILAKCSQILRDPAADDSLAPMSQDNIDTINHLIESYAKRSLRTIGICYKDFPAWPPKNAGQVEGSTEVPFDNLFYNMAFISVVGIQDPLREGVPEAVKLCQKAGVVVRMVTGDNKITAESIARECGILQPNSLVMEGPEFRNLSKFEQEQIIPRLHVLARSSPEDKRILVKRLKDKNETVAVTGDGTNDAPALKMADIGFSMGIAGTEVAKEASSIILMDDNFNSIVKALKWGRAVNDAVKRFLQFQLTVNVTAVILTFVTAVSSEEESSVLTAVQLLWVNLIMDTLAALALATDPPHESVLDRKPEPKGSGIISVTMWKMILGQSIYQLAITFLLYYGGPKGVLPTKNIPSKDEIATLVFNTFVWMQIFNQWNNRRLDNKFNIFEGLTKNWFFIGISAIMCGGQVLIIFVGGHAFQIAEEGQSSTLWGIAIVLGFISIPFGIVIRLVPDSFLLALIPEFLKKRANNVPGLTISDEEMNMYPEPLADVRDELNFLRRMKGGRLNNLKFAIAHPKEAVEMVRSRSPSHSRSNSLNAPQTPTQDNPFEGSPIATPSSGKRPRSTRSRSNSALGAPTVMAGIVAAGVAAGWQPMARSDEESEQK
- a CDS encoding Branched-chain-amino-acid aminotransferase, whose amino-acid sequence is MSMRPLLRSALRSSLPRSSLRCARFSTKAEAASAAKPLGLDPSRLSVTKTSHPKSLSKPETLVFGREFTDHMLAIEWTQEDGWLDPKITPYQNLSLDPATCVFHYAFECFEGMKAYKDKNGKVRLFRPDKNMARLNKSAARIALPTFEPKSFIELISKFAQLDSRFIPDKRGYSLYLRPTMIGTQKTLGVGAPGSALLYVIASPVGPYYPTGFKAVSLEATDYAVRAWPGGVGDKKLGANYAPCILPQLQAASRGFQQNLWLFGEEEYVTEVGTMNMFVALKNKETGQKELVTAPLDGTILEGVTRDSVLALARERLVPEGWKVSERKYTMKELAEASKEGRLLEAFGAGTAAIVSPVRSISWKGELVNCGLSETEESGEIALRMKEWIEGIQYGDEEHEWSYVVA
- a CDS encoding NADH dehydrogenase [ubiquinone] 1 beta subcomplex subunit 11, mitochondrial, which codes for MAIIRAAVAPLRAARAVRCPRQPSRGFSVTARRRGGGGEHQFEPPTGWLWGVKPGEKAEPEGWEWPMYIFLGSLVATGVALAFKPDTTVSTWALEEARRRLEQEGILPDPAKKD